A window of Pseudoalteromonas sp. MEBiC 03607 genomic DNA:
CGAAAATAATGAACTTCTTGAAAAAGAAGCACAAACCAGCTTTTCTGTCAGCGGCCCATTACAAAGCTTTTTTGAAGTCTCTGTTGAACACCGAAACCGTACAGGTCTTCGACACGATAAATCACGTTTAGATATAGACGGCAACACTGATTTATTTAGCGAAAATGGCGTTGGCTTTTACAGTGATTTTAAACCAACCGCTGGGGTCTTTGCTTCTTTATATATGTATACAGGTAATGCCGTTGACTTAGCCAATAACCGCACTGGTGATAAGTTTCATATACGCCCGGTACTGAATATGAACCTTGGTAAACATTTTGAAGTACGTTTACGTCATACTTATGAGCAACTGGAAGCAGATGGAAGCGAAGTATTTACCGCAAATTTAAGTGATGTGCGGTTAACTTACCAGTTTAACGTGAATAGCTTTTTACGCCTTGCAGTCATTTATACCGATTTAGAACGTAATCAAGCTAATTACATTGATGATGTAGATAGCCAATATAAAAAGTTAGCCACCCAGTTATTGTATTCTTACAAACTGAACCCGCAAACAGTATTCTTTGCAGGTTACTCTGATAATGGCTATCAAGATGATGAACTTTCATCGATAACTAAAGAGCAGCGTACCCTATTTGCTAAATTTAGCTACGCTTGGTTACTTTAAGACTCCATTAGCGCACCTTTCGGTGCGCGCCCTTCTTTTCCCACCTTATTACTAAATGCTATAAGCCTATTCGCTATATGTTATAGCCAAACTTTACTTTCGTTTTTTAATAGTCACAGTAAAGTGTGACTATTACAGATCAATAGCCTAAGCTAGTTGATCACGATTGAATAAATTGCTTCCAAGGGAACACTATGTCTAACATTTTTGAAGATAATTCATTAACAATTGGTAATACACCGATTGTAAAGCTTAACCGCGTAACCTCAGGTAATGTTTTTGCTAAAGTAGAATCACGTAACCCAAGCTTTAGTGTTAAATGCCGTATTGGCGCTTCAATGATCTGGGAAGCAGAAAAGTCAGGCGTATTAACTAAAGACAAAGAGTTAATCGAGCCGACTTCTGGCAACACAGGTATTGCACTTGCGTTTGTAGCAGCTTCTCGTGGCTATAAATTAACCCTGACTATGCCTAATACGATGAGCCTAGAGCGTCGTAAACTATTAAAAGCGTTAGGTGCTAACCTAGTTTTAACTGATGGCGCTAAAGGTATGAATGGCGCGATTGAAAAAGCAAAAGAAATTCAAGCAAGCGAGCCTGGAAAATATATTCTTTTACAACAATTCGAAAACCCAGCTAACCCAAAAATTCACTTTGAAACAACGGGTCCTGAAATCTATGAAGCAATGGACGGTAAAATCGACATCTTCGTAGCAGGTGTTGGTACGGGTGGTACTATTACCGGTGTTAGCCGTTATTTGAAACTCGAGAAAGGCCTAAACGTGCAATCTGTTGCTGTTGAGCCAACTAATTCTCCAGTTATTAGCCAAACCTTAGCTGGTGAAGAAATTAAACCGGGTCCTCATAAAATCCAAGGTATCGGTGCTGGCTTCATCCCAGGCAACCTTGATTTAGAAGTTGTTGATGCCGCTGAGCAAGTATCAAATGAAGATGCAATTGCAATGGCTCACGAGCTTATGAAAAACGAAGGTATTTTAGTAGGTATTTCGTCTGGTGCTGCAGTGGTTGCTGCAAAACGCCTTGCTGAAAAACCTGAAAATGCGGGTAAAAACATCGTTGTTATTTTACCAAGTGCTACTGAGCGTTACTTATCTAGCCCATTATTTGCTGAAGAATTCAGTGAAAAAGAGTTAGTTCAATAACGAGTGCAGTTAATTTAAGAAAGGATGCCAAGGCATCCTTTTTTATTACCAAGCAAAAATAAATCCCACAATTTTACTAAGTTAACTTTACATCTCAGTCATTTAGTCACACACTTAAAATTATTTAATCTAGCAAATCAAAGCATAATGAAAAACGTACTCTTAATTTTTGCTCTATTGAGTAGTTGCTTAATGTTGGGTTGTGGCTCTGAAGAGTCACCTCAGGGCGAAAAAAATACCCCAGGCAACACAGCCACGCTTTATTTTGATGCACTGTATAACCAAAACGATTTAAATCAAGCCATGGAATACGCAACTCCAAAAATGGCTCGCATTATGAAGTCTTATGGCACCGCAAACCAATTCGCTCGTAACCTAATTAACATGCAATACGACGAAGTTGTAATTGAAGTTGATATGACCAATATGAGTTTACGTGAACAGTACGGTGATAAGGCTAATATTAATTTAATCTTTACGGGTTACTTCAACGGTAAAAAAGTGGATGATATGCGCAGTGTAAAAATGATCCGCAAAAAAGGTAATTGGTATATAGAAAAGATTAACGCCGATCCATTTGCTCGATAGATAGTTATCTTAAAGTAAAAATGGGCCTAAAAAGGCCCATTTTTTGATTCCGTGTATAAATTACTCTTCATCAAATTCTTGGTGTTGACGCTGTGCAGGACGCGCTAAGATCTCAACATAAAACGATGTTAAGCCTTTGGCTTCAATATCACTAATACATTTATTAATCTCTGCTACGTGAACAACTTCGGCTTCATCCGCTGATTCACCAAACTTACAGTCAAATGCCCAATAATCAGCACCAGCTGGGAGTGTTTTATTACGCTCACGTTTCAAATATTTTTTTACTTCGTGTTTGGCTGCATCAACCATGCGAGGGTACTTAATCTTCTCGTGGTTAAGCGTGAATGTCTTCTTCATTATAGTCCTAATAGCTTGGTTCAATGACAATGGCGCTAAGCCATAGGCACACAGTATAACAAGGCCATAAAAAATTAGCTGTATTTTTTCTTATGTTGCTTGAATTTACTTATTAAAGTGTAGATTAATTTATTTATGTGACAATGTAGTTAATCAATTAGGCTGAAATTAAATGCAAAGGTTGATGAATAGCATCTTCTGTTAAGCTATCGTAAAAAGCTGCAGCGTCAATTTGGGCACGCTCAGTTGGTTGATTTTTATCAAGGTAGCGTTTTCTTACTGCGGGCTCACAATTGTCTATCACTTCTAGTGGAATGTGATTTTTATCATCTCGAACATGCAATGGCTCAGGTGCTAAACAATGACGTAAGCGAATGTCTGAAAGACCACCTTGAAGTAATCGAAGAGCATTATCTTGACCAATCAACATATCAAATTGCTCTGGTGCTAATGATTGCTCAGGACCTGCCCCTAACTGGGCTCTAAGTACCTCTTCTGAAACGTGAGGATTACTTATTTCTGTTTTAGGTAGATGAAATTGACTAAAATCAAGTGCGTCATGTGAGAGCATTGCTAATAATAATGCAAACTCACCAGAGCGATGTTCATGAACACTTTTATTAAGACGATTATCGAGTTGACTCTCATTGAGCAACAAACCATCAACTTGCATAGACTTTAGCCAAATAGATTCCAGATTAATCAGTTATCGGCATTAATCCAATTTTCTTTAGTTTTTTTCTTTACTTAAATAACCAGTTTGCTATTATCAGCGCCGTTGCATTGGAGGGGTTCCCGAGCGGCCAAAGGGATCAGACTGTAAATCTGACGGCTCAGCCTTCGCTGGTTCGAATCCAGCTCCCTCCACCACTTCCTTCTGGTAGTGGGGCCAAATGCAATAGTAAAATCTGTGTGGAGGGGTTCCCGAGCGGCCAAAGGGATCAGACTGTAAATCTGACGGCTCAGCCTTCGCTGGTTCGAATCCAGCTCCCTCCACCACTCTTTACTCTTTCTAGCTTTACTCTTTCTAGCTTATCGCTACCAACTCAAACTACTTCCATTTTGTTTCAACCATTGCTCAGCGTTTTTATAGTCTGGATAAAACTGTCTAACACGTTGCCAAAACTTAGCACTGTGATTCATATGTTTAAGATGAGCAAGTTCGTGTACAACCACATAATCAATCACCCATGTCGGTGCACTCGCTAAATGTAAATTAAAGGTCAGCTCTCGACGCTTATTACAACTTCCCCAACGACGTTTATAATGTTGAATTTTAAGTTTTGTGGGCAGAGCTTCAGACATCTGCAAACAATAATCATGAACACGCATTTCGATATAACTCTCTAGCTTTTCGTGTAAAAACTGCTCGAGCAGTGCTAAATAGTTTGCTTCTTGATGTTTGACCCGTGATGAAATAGATAAAATAAGCCGACACTGTGCATCTTGTTGCCAAGTGCTTTTAGTGCCTTTAGCAAATACTATCGGCACATTTTGTCCAAATAACTTAATCGCCGCGTTTACAAGAGGAAGTTGGCGGCGTT
This region includes:
- a CDS encoding VC2046/SO_2500 family protein, whose protein sequence is MQVDGLLLNESQLDNRLNKSVHEHRSGEFALLLAMLSHDALDFSQFHLPKTEISNPHVSEEVLRAQLGAGPEQSLAPEQFDMLIGQDNALRLLQGGLSDIRLRHCLAPEPLHVRDDKNHIPLEVIDNCEPAVRKRYLDKNQPTERAQIDAAAFYDSLTEDAIHQPLHLISA
- the cysK gene encoding cysteine synthase A is translated as MSNIFEDNSLTIGNTPIVKLNRVTSGNVFAKVESRNPSFSVKCRIGASMIWEAEKSGVLTKDKELIEPTSGNTGIALAFVAASRGYKLTLTMPNTMSLERRKLLKALGANLVLTDGAKGMNGAIEKAKEIQASEPGKYILLQQFENPANPKIHFETTGPEIYEAMDGKIDIFVAGVGTGGTITGVSRYLKLEKGLNVQSVAVEPTNSPVISQTLAGEEIKPGPHKIQGIGAGFIPGNLDLEVVDAAEQVSNEDAIAMAHELMKNEGILVGISSGAAVVAAKRLAEKPENAGKNIVVILPSATERYLSSPLFAEEFSEKELVQ
- a CDS encoding DUF6172 family protein; amino-acid sequence: MKKTFTLNHEKIKYPRMVDAAKHEVKKYLKRERNKTLPAGADYWAFDCKFGESADEAEVVHVAEINKCISDIEAKGLTSFYVEILARPAQRQHQEFDEE
- a CDS encoding SprT family zinc-dependent metalloprotease, translated to MNYTLKRSKRRTTVAIKVAEQKLTVYAPFYVPQTEIDAWLKTKQDWVDEQIAKQSIHAERRQLPLVNAAIKLFGQNVPIVFAKGTKSTWQQDAQCRLILSISSRVKHQEANYLALLEQFLHEKLESYIEMRVHDYCLQMSEALPTKLKIQHYKRRWGSCNKRRELTFNLHLASAPTWVIDYVVVHELAHLKHMNHSAKFWQRVRQFYPDYKNAEQWLKQNGSSLSW